CTTAGCTTGCTTCCTTGCACTGCGCGGGTCTTACCTGCCCCTTTTTTGAACAGGCTCATATAGTATCTGACAGAGTTATTCCACATATTTTGTCTAATTCCTGCTTAATCAAGCGAAAATTTTAGAATTTAGCAAAGACATTCACATTTTCAGTCTTCTAAACTAGCGATCACTTCAATCTCTACTTTAGCATCTCGTGGCAATCGCGCCACCTGAACGGTAGAACGCGCTGGGCGATGCAAACCAAATGCTTCCGCATATACTTCATTAATCGTGCCAAAATCATTTAGATCACTTACAAAAACAGTCGTTTTTACCACACGGCTCAATGATGTTCCTGCAGCCGCAAGAACAGCCCGAAGATTTTCAAAAACTTGCCGAGTTTGCGTTGCAGCATCGTTTTCCACAAGCTCTCCCTCAGCAGTTAATGGAATCTGTCCCGATGTATATACTGTATTTCCTACTTTAATGGCCTGAGCATATGGTCCTATCGCAGCTGGTGCCCTATCGGTTTGAATGACTTGTAATTCTTTCACGATTCATCTTTCCCTTCTGTCTAGTTTGCAACAAGATGCACGATCCTGCTTAAGTGGTCTCCCGCAAATAATTACCTGGTGCAATCGTAATACATTGCCTTGCCTCATCGACCTCAGCCAATGTCAGAAGCGATACATAGTTTGACACGAGTTTTTTTCCCTCAGGTTCCGTCGTCTCCATAAAGACCCCAGTCCCCACAACGTCTGCATCAAACTCATTTAACAACGCAGTCATTGCTTTCACCGTTCCGCCGGCTTTCATGAAATCATCGATAATTAATACGCGAGCACCCTGCTTAATAGAGCGCTTAGACAAAGACATTGTTTGAATACGACGATCAGATCCAGAAACATAATTGACGCTAACAGAAGATCCTTCTGTTACACGGTGATCTCTGCGAGCAATCACAAAGGGCCGATGTAAGTACTGAGCTGTCATCACGGTTAACGGAATACCCTTAGTTTCTACGGTCAACACAATGTCTGGAGCAACTGACGCAAAGATCTTCGCGAACATTTTCCCGACCATTCGCAAGACGTCTGGTTCTGCTAAAACATCACTCATATATAAATACCCACCAGGTAAAATACGATCGCCCTGACGTAGACGCACAATCGCACGCTCCAAAAACTCTTGTGCTTTCGTCCATGCAACATCCACTTCAAATAGAACTCCACCTGATGCACCCATCTGAGTACGCAGAGTTCCCTCACCATCTTCGTCCATGACATCGCGTATAATGGCTAAATCCTCACTTAACGAGGACTTAGCTGCATCAAGCTGATCCGCCATATCAGTTAAAGAGAGCGGTTCTCCGGGGTGATTCATGAGCGTACGGGTCAGTCGAACAATCCGTTCACTTCTGCGCATATCCGCTCTCCCCTATCTATCATCATCATGTCATACACCTTTATCGACTATATCACTCATGTGAAAGTACCCGCAACCATTCTACGGAATTCATCTCAACTAACAGGTTTGACATAAGTATACTTCTTTCAATGTTGTCCGCATTGTATTGTACACTCGGCGGGCACGTTGCTCTCGTTCAAATAATCCAAAGACAGTGGGCCCACTCCCAGACATCAGTGTTACCTGTGATCCCAGTCGAACTAACTGTTCCTTTACTCTGATGGTTTCCGGATATAGCGCGAAACAAACAGGTTCTAACACGTTCCCCGCTGCATCTGCAACAGCTTGCACATCCCCACTTTGCAACGCCAAGATCATATTGTTTGCACGTGGATGTAGATCGACACTACTCACATCTAGAGCACCATATATTTCAGCCGTAGAAACAGCCAATGGCGGTTTAGCGAGCACTACCCAAAAAGCAGGGCGTATCGGTACGGGTTCGACAATCTCACCACGACCTCGCACGACTGCCGTCCCTCCATATATACAAAAAGGAACATCGGATCCAACTTCTTCACCAATTTGGCTGAGTTCTTTTAAAGACAAATGCAACTGCCAGAGATGGTTAAGTCCCCGCAAAACAGCAGCAGCATCCGTAGATCCACCCGCTAGTCCTGCAGCCACTGGAATTCGCTTATCAATATCAATCTCGACACCCCGAAAAATCCCCATGTGCATTCTGAGTACGTGAGCGGCCTTATAAGCAAGGTTGCGTTCATCCGTTGGAATATACGGCACATTTGCTCGAATGACAATTTGATTGTCAAGACGCGGCGTAAGAGAAATATAGTCACAAAAATCTACAGATTGCATAACCATCTCTACATCGTGATATCCATCTGGACGTTTAGCTAGCACATCAAGTGTTAAGTTAATTTTCGCACGGGCCTTCTCAAATACCATCGCACAATCGCCCCCACAATACTATAACACGAAATGCCCCGCGTTTTCCGCAGGGCATGAAGTATTGCGTTCCCATTTTACCAAAAACTCTACATAGCAGAAAAGGCAGCTACTGGCTTTACCTCAGGTAAAGCGTAAACTTCCTTCCCACCAAGTCCAACTAAAAACTCTCGAATATGATCTAAGTTCTCATGAAACATGAGAATAAATGGCTCATCTCCATGTGCTATCAATGCCTTGCGCAATGCCTCAAGCTCATCTAGCTCCACCAATATACAGGCTTCAGGTGCAACTTTGCGTATTTCCTGTGCAAGAAGAGCTGCTACTTCCCCTGGTTTTCTACCCCTTTTATCTTCATCTTCTTTAATAAACAATGGTTCAAAGTATTGCACAGCTACATGTGCTGATTGGCAAATGACAGAATCGTCTCTATCCCCAGGAAATCCCACGATAGCGGGAATTCGTTTTCCAGTGATTCGCTGTGCCATCTCACCTACCACCCGAATACCATCTGGATTGTGACCATAGTCGCAAATGACATGCGTTCCAGAAGGTAAGCGAAAAATATTAATACGTCCAGAATTGTGTAAATCTGAACGAAATTGTGTGAGCGCCATAGCACAACGTTTGCGAGATATACCTAAATGCCGCGCTGCTGCGATAGCGCACAGTGCATTGGCCACATGAAACATTGCGGTCGCCTGCAGAGTAATTGGCAATTCATCTGCTCTTACGATTTTCCATTCAAGCGCGCCTGCCGCTTCTATTAACCAACCGTCTCGAAAATAGAAGGCATGCATTCCTCGAGCAAGATGGCGCGTAACAATTGGGTTATTTTCCTCTATGCTCACATATACGACGTTTTGCTTCAGTTTTTGAGCAAGTGCAACAAGTGTGGGATCATCTGCAGAAAGAATCACTGCACCATCGATCCTCTTGACACATTCAGCAACCAATGCCTTTACATTCACAAGATCATCAAGTGAAGTAATCCCATCCTGGCCAATATGATCTAGTGCTATATTGGTTATAATACCCACATCAGCCACGTCGTACGCTAATCCCCCGCGCATGATGCCCCCACGTGCCGTTTCTAACACAGCAACATCCACTGTAGGATCCGTTAACACAACTTGTGCACTTTGTGGCCCTGTGGTATCGCCCGATAGCACTTTGTGATCTCCAATATAGACACCCTCCGTTGAGGTCATGCCAACATTGTAACCAGAGAACTGTAAAATGTGCCGAATCATTCTCGTAGTTGTCGTTTTCCCATTCGTTCCAGTGATACTCACGATCGGAATCCTAGAAGCTGCACCTAAAGGATATAAAGATTCAAGGATGGCCGCTCCTACATCGTGAGATTTCCCTAGACTCGGGTAATGGTGCATGCGAATCCCAGGTGCCGCGTTGACTTCAATGACAACAGCTTGATCGAGATTCTTTGCATCGCAAATATTTGGTGCAATGATATCCACTCCACACACATCGAGCCCTATTGTTCTTGCCGCACGAACAGCCAATTGAGCAAATGCTGGATCGATTTGCTCCGTACAATCAACAGCAATACCACCTGTACTCAAATTTGCACTGTCGCGCAAAAGAACCATTTGTCCATGCTCTGGTATATCTTCGACATTCCAATTTTGTAATGTCAAATAACGCTGTACCATCTCATCTACGACGATTTTTGTCAATGGTTTTTCATGATCATCGCCACGCTCAGGTTGCTCATTGATGAGCATAATAAGTTCGTTAATTGTATGCATCCCATCCCCTATCACGTGTGCAGGAATGCGTTCAGCCGCCGCCACTAGCCGTTCTGAAACGACAAGCAATCGGTACTGCTTCCCTTTTGCATACTCTTCTATAATAACTGAAGGAGAAAATTTGACTGCAAATGAATAAGCATCAGCCAACATTTCCTCATTTGAAATATTAGTCGATACACCGCGCCCCTGACATCCATCAAAAGGCTTAATCACTACATTACTACCAAGTTGATAAAAAACACGCACTGCTTCTTCTAGCGTTTGAACAACAGCCCCATGCGGGACGCGAATTCCTGATTGTTCTAGCAAATGTTTGGTCAGTGCCTTATCACTTGCTATATCGACTGCAATTCCAGATGTATGGTGCGTCATCGTAGCTTGTACATACTTGCGATAGCGTCCTGTCCCAAGACGCACAAGACTGCGCCCCATACGCTGCACAGGAATATGACGTCGCAAAGCAGCATCTACAATAGCTTGCGTACTTGGACCTAAATCGTACACTTTGCGTAACTGTCGCGCTTCTTCTATCACTTCCTGCAAGGGAAAATCGATACCCTTTGCACAGGCATCTACAAACATTACAGCCTGCATCAATAAATAACGTGCTGGCTCTTCCGTTTCAAATTCAATCACTACGTCATACAAACCAGGTTGACCTGCGCTTCTTGTCTTCCCAAAGTTAGTCTTATAGCCGATTTGCGTCAATAGTTCGAGTGTCACATGTTCGATCACATGGCCTAGATATGTGCCTCCATACAGGCGCTCTACAAATCCTCCTCTACGCCCCATGCCACAATAGTGCTCATAAAGTCCTGGACACATCTGAAGCAGACGCGATGTCAATTCGGGGAATTCATAGCTTTCCCGATCCGTATACTCCTCCAAATCAAGCCTCATGATTAAAACTGGCTTATAAATGTATACGTTCGGGCCATGGATCGCCCTTAGATGGACGACTTTCACTCATTTCCACTCCTCGTAAGACGTTCTAGATTCGGTTTGCGTTCACGCAAAGAAAATTGATACCCAGCCGGTAAAATATGCAGTTTCACTCCACATAGAGCTAACGCATCATTGTTTTGTAAATCTCCCAAATTTGAAAATGTCAATGATCCTGCGTCTACTACAGATACTGCGCCACGTCCAATGACTTCAAATTCTGTATTACGCACGATAACTGCTGTGTCTTCATCAATGCCAAGACCAAGATGATGTGGGTATTGTGCTACTGCAGACAATAACCGCCCTAAGCGTCCTCTTTGTGCAAAATGCTGATCAATCACGATTCCATCGATAAATTCCATCCCAGGTGCCATATGGACGATTCCAACGCGTGGATTAGTGTCCCCTACTCCTTCAACAATCATCGTGCTACTCATCATGGATGCCCCCGCGCTAGTACCCGCTAAGACAACCCCTCGTTCATGCGCTGTATGCAAAGCAGAATCCACTTGTGTGCCACCTAATAATGTTGTAATACGCAATTGCTCCCCACCAGTAAAAAATACTCCAGTAGCTTTTTCGATTGCCCTACACGCACTATCTCGATCTGCTGCTTCTCTTGCTGAAACATCAAATGTACGAACATCTTCGACACCTATTTTTTCAAATACATCAATATAATCTGCACCCACTTCTAACGGCAACTCTGTAGCTACTGTCATTACGACGATGCGAGCATGAGTTCCACCTGCTAAGCGAACAAACTCACGCAAAATCGTCATATTGCCACGTTTGTCTTCGGCACCCCCGATTATGACTAAGGCACCTCGCTGCTCGCTCATTCTTCGCCTCCATTCTTTTTCAAATTATCCCCATATTTATAATCATCTATGCTGAGAGACGGCTGACTTGACAGCCGCCTCGGTCGCTCATCTCCAGGTTCAACTACCGGTCTTCGCGATCCGCGAGCGACTGTTCTGCAATTTCAATAGCCCGCTTGACCATGTTTCCAGCATCCCGAGTGGTAATGCCACCCCATCCTTCTCGTTGAAGAGTGGGGTAAAAGCCTAGATCCTTTGCGAGTTCATACTTAAATTGCTCGGACATTACGCCACGCCTGCGCCCCATGTAGTTTTACCCCCTTTGAGTTCTGCGTCCAAAACTAGTTTTCCCACCATCTAGTTAGCTATGCCATATACATAAAAATAAAAGCCGTTAAACGAAGAAATCTCGTTCAACGGCTCTGTTGATTACTGTATAAAAATATAAGTTACTCATCAAATTCTGCAATCGCAATAGGTGCATCTCCATGATACACGGTTAACTCTACTGTTTCGGTCAAAATGTCAGCGTAGCTATAAGATACGCGCTTGAAAGAATTCTCTGCTTGATCCAATTTTACAATAAACACAGATGGATATGTTTCTTCTAAGATGCCCGTACGTTCAACTGTTTTGCGCCGACCACCATTTGCGCGCAAAAGAATCTTCTCTCCTACAAGCCCTTCTAAGTTTCGTTTAATGTCGCTCAAAACGTTGTTTGCAGCCACACACTCCACCTCTTTCTACAACAAGAGTATAACACAACCTCTTCTGTTGTGTCAAATGTGGCCGAATATTATATCAGGATGCCTTTTTCTTTGTCAATGATCTAAATCATTGAAACAGTTAATTTACCCTCCATACCATCTTTTTATGATTCAATATCTGGAACGAGGCAATCCTATTCTGTATTTACCTCGCGACTCAATGCCCCCTAATCCTTCCGTTCCAGTAATAGTAGACTTGACCACCTGGAAAATATCGATGGTTTCACTTATCGGAGTAAAGGCAATTTGTTCGGCAAGGAAAACCGGATCAAGTGCATGAATCAGAATTCGCTCAGGTGAACTCGCAAAATTAGCTCCAGATTCCAATAAAGCCTCATAATGAGACTGGCACGCACCAGCAAAAATAATTAGTTCATCGAGACTACGCTCGTATTTGCGAGCTGCTTTTACAGCCCGTATAAAGTGATCTGAGTTTCGATAATTATCAATACGCAATGCATCTTCAGCTTTGGCACTACGCAAAACACTATCATGCCCCGTGATAATTAAAATGTCTGGATCATACTCTACTAGCAAATCTGTCATCACAGATGCCATGCTTGATTCCGGAATGTTTTTCCCGACCGCGTGAATTCCTAGATGGCGATATACCTCTAAACACTTCTCCAAGTACATTCCATCGCCATCTAAATGTAGGACGCGGCCGGGTAATTCAAAAAAATCATGGCCCTGTTTTCTTCGCTCAGAACGATATCCAAGTTTATCTTTCTCCACTTGGCGACGTAGTTGAACAAGACGAAGTGTCTCATGTTCGAGTTTAGCTTGAGCAACTTGATAAGACTTCCAATCCGTCTCCGTAAGTGCCGCTAAATCTTCAAATGGCGCATCAGCAATTAACCGCAGATCCAACCCTTTAAGAATAGCTACACCTGCACCTACATCTACACCTACAATCATAAAACAAATATCTCTACCATAAGAAGGGCGTACCACTAAATCTCCGACTTTCCACACAAAATCCCCTCCCAGTACATTCTTCCTAGAAGGTATCTTATGTACAGGAGCGGAGATCGGTGAATACCTCCATTCTTCATTATGATTTACTATAGCGATCAGCCACTTTAGATGCTCCAAAGGACTCCGGTTTAATTTTTGTCATATACCCACTCTGAGTAACCCACCCGACGAGCTCTTTAATCAACGTCTTTGTTTCTCCATCTTCACCGATATCAAGATGTACTTCAATGGGTAAACGAATCTCCTGTTGTTCGAGAACTTGCTCTAATTCATGCGCAATTTCAAGAGCCATAGACGCCTCCATAAAGATGCGCTGACGAAGTCGTATGGGGTGCTTGTAGGGCCGTTTCAGAATATAAAAACGCGCACCCTTCCCTACCCTATGAATAACGATTGCCGTTACAAACAAAGTGGATTGGTGCGCAAGATGTGGTTGTGAGTCAGAGCCAACGATCAGTCGAAATCGATCTGATGTCCCTTCATCAAGGTATTGCCTAATATCTACAGCTACCTCATTGATCGTCATACTGCCTTTTGTTGGACTCATGAACTTCATATGTTGTCACCTTCCTATCGGATGAAGAGACAAACTGTTCAAAGTGCTTAGAAAGTAACGCAAACTCCTGTAAGCTTAGTGTTTCCCCTCGACGCATCCCATCAATACCTGCTGTTTGAAGCCAAGTACGTACTACTGGTTTAGCTAGGCCAAATTCCATCGCCAGCGTGTTTTCAAGCGTCTTTCTGCGCTTAGCAAAGGCACCGCGTACGACGCGAAAAAAAGCTACTTGATCACAATCAAAGCCGTGGTCTATCCGCTCCAGAGAAATGACCGCAGACTCTACATCTGGCTTTGGCATAAAGCAAGTACCAGGTACTACAGTCACTATCTTTGCCTGACAATAGTATTGCACAGCTACACTCAAAGCACCATAGTCTTTTCCCCCAGGCCTTGCCACCATGCGTTCCGCCACTTCTTTTTGAACCATAACGACAATCCTTGAAAAAGGCAAACGATACTCTACAACATGCATAATTAACGGTGTCGTGATGTAATAAGGAAGATTAGCTGCAAAACAGATGGTTGCATCCTTTGGCAATTGGCTAAATAGATGTTCAAAATCAAACTGCAATGCATCTTCAAAGCGAATGTCAACTTCCTCGTAATCGCCAAGCGTCTCTTGTAACAATGGTTGCAGGCGTTTGTCCTTCTCAATCGTGATGACTCGATCAAACCCACCCTTAACCAACGCTTGTGTCAATGTCCCAATCCCAGGCCCAATCTCAATGGCAATTTTCGTCCCTTGTGAAGGTGCACCTTCCAATGCCGCATCAACTATCGAATCCAGTATATGCCCATCCACCAGAAAATTTTGTCCAAGTGATTTTTTAATCACAAAGCTGTGTCGCTTCAGCAGTTCACTTACGATACGTGGTTGATAAAGCGGCTGTTTCACTGCTTCTCCTCCGCTTCAATGCGCGCTACCGCCTCTTTAAACTCATCATGTGTTACATTTAGTGTGTTCAATCGTTGATAAAAAGTTTTAGCATTTGCATACCCAATATGCAAGATGGCTCCTACTCGTTCTCTCCGATGTGCCGCCTGTCGTAAGCCTACAAGCCCGGCCTGCTGCATCTCACTCCAAGACACTACTTGATCAGGAGGTTGCTCCCATACTGTTCGCACCTTTTGTAGTGCCTCTACAATAGCCTGTGACGTTGCATTTTCTACACCGATATCTCCTCTTTTAACAGCCCTACCACGCTCAATATGTGCATGTTTAGCCTGTGGAAATCGCTCCGTAATCTTTCTTCGAATCTGATTTCCTGCAAAATCTGGATCTGTCAGTACGATAATCCCGCGTTCATTGGCTACTCGTTCTATTCGATCAAATACTGCTTTTTCAATGTGCGATCCACCCGTAACAAGCACATCCGCAGATACTGCCTGCAAGACTCGATCACGATCGTGTAATCCTTCCACAATAATCACTTCTTTTACCTGCATGCCTAAAGCCCCTTCACTCTTCAATGCCAAAAATGCGATTTGCATTCGCATAGGTCAATTGTGCCATTTCCTCTAGTGGCAAACCACGCAATTGAGCCAATTTTTCCGCTACAAAACGGACATTTGCAGGCTCATTTTGCTTTCCTCGATACGGTTCTGGCGTTAGATATGGCGCATCTGTTTCAATTAGCATCCGATCAAGCGGCACATGCATGGCTACTTCTTGTGGACGCTTGGCATTTTTAAATGTGACCGTACCAGCAAATGAAAGATAAAAGTTCAGATGAAGACACTCTACAGCCATCTCAACACTGCCAGAAAAACAGTGCATGATTCCTCCGACAGTTTTTGCGTCTTCCTCTTTTAGTATTTTCAAAATATCCCCATGAGCATCGCGGTCATGAATAACGATTGGCTTTTGTACCTTTTTGGCAATAGCGATTTGACGTCGAAATACAGCTGCCTGAATGTCGCGAGCTGGCTCATCGTAGTGATAATCAAGCCCAATTTCCCCAATACCAACTACTTTAGGTTGCCCCATCCAGTCTTCTAGATCTGCAAAGTCTTGCTCTGTTACATGTGCAGCATCCTGTGGATGAAATCCAACGACTGCGTATACCCAATCATACTTTGACGCAAGCTCCATGGCCCGTAGAGACGACTGTCGATCATATCCTGGGATCACTAAACGCGCCACTCCAATTGCCTTTGCGCGCTCCAATACTTCGTTTGCTTCCACATAGAGTGCATCGTCATTGAGATGTGTGTGTGTATCAAACAACAAGGGGGTCACTTGACCTTTGCTCCAAGCGAAATCTCTCCAGAAACGGTTGCTAAGACGAGCTTATCTCCTGCTGATGCAGCTAAAATCATGCCATTTGACTCCACCCCGCGCAGTTTCACCGGCAAAAGATTAGATACAAGGATGACGATTTGCCCAATTAATTGCTCTGGTGAATAGTGCTTAGCA
The genomic region above belongs to Sulfoacidibacillus ferrooxidans and contains:
- a CDS encoding RidA family protein, coding for MKELQVIQTDRAPAAIGPYAQAIKVGNTVYTSGQIPLTAEGELVENDAATQTRQVFENLRAVLAAAGTSLSRVVKTTVFVSDLNDFGTINEVYAEAFGLHRPARSTVQVARLPRDAKVEIEVIASLED
- the purR gene encoding pur operon repressor codes for the protein MRRSERIVRLTRTLMNHPGEPLSLTDMADQLDAAKSSLSEDLAIIRDVMDEDGEGTLRTQMGASGGVLFEVDVAWTKAQEFLERAIVRLRQGDRILPGGYLYMSDVLAEPDVLRMVGKMFAKIFASVAPDIVLTVETKGIPLTVMTAQYLHRPFVIARRDHRVTEGSSVSVNYVSGSDRRIQTMSLSKRSIKQGARVLIIDDFMKAGGTVKAMTALLNEFDADVVGTGVFMETTEPEGKKLVSNYVSLLTLAEVDEARQCITIAPGNYLRETT
- the ispE gene encoding 4-(cytidine 5'-diphospho)-2-C-methyl-D-erythritol kinase, translated to MVFEKARAKINLTLDVLAKRPDGYHDVEMVMQSVDFCDYISLTPRLDNQIVIRANVPYIPTDERNLAYKAAHVLRMHMGIFRGVEIDIDKRIPVAAGLAGGSTDAAAVLRGLNHLWQLHLSLKELSQIGEEVGSDVPFCIYGGTAVVRGRGEIVEPVPIRPAFWVVLAKPPLAVSTAEIYGALDVSSVDLHPRANNMILALQSGDVQAVADAAGNVLEPVCFALYPETIRVKEQLVRLGSQVTLMSGSGPTVFGLFEREQRARRVYNTMRTTLKEVYLCQTC
- the cphA gene encoding cyanophycin synthetase, encoding MKVVHLRAIHGPNVYIYKPVLIMRLDLEEYTDRESYEFPELTSRLLQMCPGLYEHYCGMGRRGGFVERLYGGTYLGHVIEHVTLELLTQIGYKTNFGKTRSAGQPGLYDVVIEFETEEPARYLLMQAVMFVDACAKGIDFPLQEVIEEARQLRKVYDLGPSTQAIVDAALRRHIPVQRMGRSLVRLGTGRYRKYVQATMTHHTSGIAVDIASDKALTKHLLEQSGIRVPHGAVVQTLEEAVRVFYQLGSNVVIKPFDGCQGRGVSTNISNEEMLADAYSFAVKFSPSVIIEEYAKGKQYRLLVVSERLVAAAERIPAHVIGDGMHTINELIMLINEQPERGDDHEKPLTKIVVDEMVQRYLTLQNWNVEDIPEHGQMVLLRDSANLSTGGIAVDCTEQIDPAFAQLAVRAARTIGLDVCGVDIIAPNICDAKNLDQAVVIEVNAAPGIRMHHYPSLGKSHDVGAAILESLYPLGAASRIPIVSITGTNGKTTTTRMIRHILQFSGYNVGMTSTEGVYIGDHKVLSGDTTGPQSAQVVLTDPTVDVAVLETARGGIMRGGLAYDVADVGIITNIALDHIGQDGITSLDDLVNVKALVAECVKRIDGAVILSADDPTLVALAQKLKQNVVYVSIEENNPIVTRHLARGMHAFYFRDGWLIEAAGALEWKIVRADELPITLQATAMFHVANALCAIAAARHLGISRKRCAMALTQFRSDLHNSGRINIFRLPSGTHVICDYGHNPDGIRVVGEMAQRITGKRIPAIVGFPGDRDDSVICQSAHVAVQYFEPLFIKEDEDKRGRKPGEVAALLAQEIRKVAPEACILVELDELEALRKALIAHGDEPFILMFHENLDHIREFLVGLGGKEVYALPEVKPVAAFSAM
- a CDS encoding cyanophycinase produces the protein MSEQRGALVIIGGAEDKRGNMTILREFVRLAGGTHARIVVMTVATELPLEVGADYIDVFEKIGVEDVRTFDVSAREAADRDSACRAIEKATGVFFTGGEQLRITTLLGGTQVDSALHTAHERGVVLAGTSAGASMMSSTMIVEGVGDTNPRVGIVHMAPGMEFIDGIVIDQHFAQRGRLGRLLSAVAQYPHHLGLGIDEDTAVIVRNTEFEVIGRGAVSVVDAGSLTFSNLGDLQNNDALALCGVKLHILPAGYQFSLRERKPNLERLTRSGNE
- a CDS encoding small, acid-soluble spore protein, alpha/beta type encodes the protein MGRRRGVMSEQFKYELAKDLGFYPTLQREGWGGITTRDAGNMVKRAIEIAEQSLADREDR
- the veg gene encoding biofilm formation stimulator Veg codes for the protein MAANNVLSDIKRNLEGLVGEKILLRANGGRRKTVERTGILEETYPSVFIVKLDQAENSFKRVSYSYADILTETVELTVYHGDAPIAIAEFDE
- the yabG gene encoding sporulation peptidase YabG, which codes for MWKVGDLVVRPSYGRDICFMIVGVDVGAGVAILKGLDLRLIADAPFEDLAALTETDWKSYQVAQAKLEHETLRLVQLRRQVEKDKLGYRSERRKQGHDFFELPGRVLHLDGDGMYLEKCLEVYRHLGIHAVGKNIPESSMASVMTDLLVEYDPDILIITGHDSVLRSAKAEDALRIDNYRNSDHFIRAVKAARKYERSLDELIIFAGACQSHYEALLESGANFASSPERILIHALDPVFLAEQIAFTPISETIDIFQVVKSTITGTEGLGGIESRGKYRIGLPRSRY
- a CDS encoding ribonuclease H-like YkuK family protein, which translates into the protein MKFMSPTKGSMTINEVAVDIRQYLDEGTSDRFRLIVGSDSQPHLAHQSTLFVTAIVIHRVGKGARFYILKRPYKHPIRLRQRIFMEASMALEIAHELEQVLEQQEIRLPIEVHLDIGEDGETKTLIKELVGWVTQSGYMTKIKPESFGASKVADRYSKS
- the rsmA gene encoding 16S rRNA (adenine(1518)-N(6)/adenine(1519)-N(6))-dimethyltransferase RsmA, coding for MKQPLYQPRIVSELLKRHSFVIKKSLGQNFLVDGHILDSIVDAALEGAPSQGTKIAIEIGPGIGTLTQALVKGGFDRVITIEKDKRLQPLLQETLGDYEEVDIRFEDALQFDFEHLFSQLPKDATICFAANLPYYITTPLIMHVVEYRLPFSRIVVMVQKEVAERMVARPGGKDYGALSVAVQYYCQAKIVTVVPGTCFMPKPDVESAVISLERIDHGFDCDQVAFFRVVRGAFAKRRKTLENTLAMEFGLAKPVVRTWLQTAGIDGMRRGETLSLQEFALLSKHFEQFVSSSDRKVTTYEVHESNKRQYDDQ
- the rnmV gene encoding ribonuclease M5, which gives rise to MQVKEVIIVEGLHDRDRVLQAVSADVLVTGGSHIEKAVFDRIERVANERGIIVLTDPDFAGNQIRRKITERFPQAKHAHIERGRAVKRGDIGVENATSQAIVEALQKVRTVWEQPPDQVVSWSEMQQAGLVGLRQAAHRRERVGAILHIGYANAKTFYQRLNTLNVTHDEFKEAVARIEAEEKQ
- a CDS encoding TatD family hydrolase; this translates as MLFDTHTHLNDDALYVEANEVLERAKAIGVARLVIPGYDRQSSLRAMELASKYDWVYAVVGFHPQDAAHVTEQDFADLEDWMGQPKVVGIGEIGLDYHYDEPARDIQAAVFRRQIAIAKKVQKPIVIHDRDAHGDILKILKEEDAKTVGGIMHCFSGSVEMAVECLHLNFYLSFAGTVTFKNAKRPQEVAMHVPLDRMLIETDAPYLTPEPYRGKQNEPANVRFVAEKLAQLRGLPLEEMAQLTYANANRIFGIEE